ATCGCGGTGAGCCAGCTCCACCTCGCCAATGCCTATGCGGCGCTGGTCAACGGCGGCATCATGCGGCCCGCGACGATGCTGAAGCGCTCGCCGGGCGCGGTTCCCGCCGGCCAGCGAGTCATCTCCGAGGCGACCAGCCACCGCATCCGCCAGTTGATGCGGCTGGTGGTGACGCACGGCACCGGCAAGACCGGCAACGTCCCCGGACTGCGCATCGGCGGCAAGACCGGCACCGCCGAGAAGAACCTGAACGGCCGCTATATCCACAACAGCCTGGTCACCACCTTCGCCGGCGCCTTCCCGATGGATGCGCCCCGCTATGTGGTGGTGGTGACGATGGACGAGCCGCAGGGGATCAAGGAAACCTACGGCTTCCGCACCGCCGCCTGGACCGCGCTGCCCGCGGTCAAGAACATCATCGCGCGGATCGGGCCGATGCTGGGCGTCATCCCCGACACCAGCAAGGACATCGATATCTCCGACCTCAGGCCCTATATCTACGAAGAGCAGCTGGCCGCGAAGGACAGGGAGAAGAAGGAAAGCGCAATCCATGCGATTGACTGACCTCCTGCCCGACCTCGCTTCCGCAGCCGGTGATGCCCGCATCACCGGCTTCGCCATTGACCACCGCAAGGTGGCGCCGGGCACGGTGTTCGGCGCGTTCAAAGGCGCGCGTTTCAACGGAGAGGATTTCATCGCCCAGGCGGTGGCCGACGGCGCGATCGCGGTGGTCTCCGCGCCCGGCGTGTCGGTGGAGGGCGCGGCCCATGTCGCCGATGCCGAGCCGCGCCGCCTCTTCGCCCGGCTGGCGGCGCGCTATTTCGCGCCCTTCCCCGAGACGACCGTCGCCGTCACCGGCACCAACGGCAAGACCTCAACCGTCGAGCTGACCCGCCAGCTGTGGCGGATGGCGGGGTTCCACGCCGCCTCGATCGGCACGCTGGGCGTCACCACCGCCGACGAGCAGGTCTCGACCGGGCTGACCACGCCCGACATCGTCACCTTCCTGTCGAACATGGCGGGCCTGCGGAAGGAAGGCGTAAGCCATGCCGCCTTCGAGGCATCGAGCCACGGCCTGTCGCAATATCGTACCGAGGGCCTGCCGGTGCGCGCGGCGGCCTTCACCAATCTCAGCCGCGACCATCTCGACTATCACGGCACGATGGACGCCTATTTCGCGGCCAAGCTGCGCCTGTTCACGGAGGTGGTGGACCAGGACGGCGCCGCCGTCATCTGGGCGGACGATCCCCGGTCGGAGGAGGTGATCGCCGCCGTGCGGGCCCGTGGCGTCGGGTTGCTCAGCGTCGGCACCAAGGGCGAGACGATCAGGCTGGTCGAACGGACCCCCACCGCGCTCGGCCAGACCCTGAAGCTGGAGGTGGACGGCAAGACCCGCGAGGTGAAGCTGCCGCTGATCGGCGCCTATCAGGCCGCCAACGCGCTGGTTTCCGCCGGCCTCGTCATCGCGACCGGCGGGGAGATCGACCTGACCCTTGCCAACCTCCAGCGTGTCGCCCCCGTGCGAGGGCGGCTGGAGCGGGCGGCGATCACGAAGACGGGCGCGCCGGTCTATGTCGACTACGCCCACACCCCCGACGGGCTCGAAGCCGCGATCACGGCGCTGCGCCCGCACACCGAGGGGCGGCTGATCACCCTGTTCGGCGCGGGCGGCGACCGCGACACCGGCAAGCGCCCGCTGATGGGCGAGGTCGCGACCCGGCTATCCGACCGCACGATCGTCACCGACGACAATCCGCGCAGCGAGGACCCGGCACTGATCCGCCGCGACGTGATGGCCGGCGCGCCCGGCGCCACCGAGATCGGCGGCCGCCGCGAGGCGATCGCCGCCGCCATCGCCGAAGCCCGGGCGGGGGACGTCGTGCTGATCGCGGGCAAGGGCCATGAACAGGGCCAGATCATCGGCGACCGGGTGCTGCCGTTCGACGACGTCACGGTGGCGCGGGAGTGCGCGGCGTGAGGGGGCCCTCCCACTTCCGTCATGCTGAACTTGATTCAGCATCCATTGCCGCAACGCCCGATGCTGAAGCGCTGCGTGTCTGGATCCTGACTTTCGTCAGGATGACGATCGAGGAAGTGACCGCATGACCCCGCCTCTCTGGACCGCCTTCGACATCGCTGCCGCCGTCGACGGCGAGGTGCATGGCGACTTCGAGGCGACCGGCGTCGCCTTCGACAGTCGCGAGATCGGCCCGGGCGATCTGTTCATCGCGCTGTCCGGCGAGACCACCGATGGCCACCGCTTCCTCGACAAGGCCTATGCCGCGGGCGCGGCGGGGGCGATTGTTTCCCAAACTGCCAATGGCCCGCATGTTCGCGTCGCCGACACCATGGCGGCGCTCAATGCGCTGGGCGTCGCGTCGCGGGCGCGGGTGCAGGGCAAGGTGATCGGCGTTACCGGATCGGTGGGCAAGACCGGCACCAAGGAGGCGCTGTTCGCCTGCCTCGATCGCGCCCGGCCGGGCAAGATCCACCGCTCGGTCAAGAGCTACAACAACCATACAGGCGTGCCGCTCAGCCTCGCCCGCATGCCCGCCGACACCCGGATCGGGGTGTTCGAAATGGGCATGAACCATAGCGGCGAACTGGCCGCCCTGACCCGGCTCGTCCGCCCGCATGTCGCGATCGTCACCGCCATCGCCCCCGCGCACAGCGCCTATTTCGCGAGCGAGGCCGACATCGCCGACGCCAAGGGCGAGATATTCCAGGGGCTGGAAACCGGCGGCACCGCGATCATCCCCCATGACAGCCCGCATCGCGACCGGCTGATCGCCGCCGCCCAGCCCTATGCGTCGCGCATCCTGACCTTCGGCCTGACCCGCGACGCCGACATCCACGCGCAGGAGGTGATCCCGCTCGAACGCGGCACCCTCATCTCGCTGGTGCTGCCCGACGCCGAGCTGACCTTCACCATCGCCCCGCCCGGCGACCATTGGGTGTCGAACGCGATGGCCGTGATCGGCGCGGTATGGGCGGTGGGCGGCGACCTCGCCGCCGCCGGCCTGGCCTTCGCGGAGATGGAGGGCCTGCCGGGGCGCGGACAGCGCAGCCGCGTGCCTGTCGGAGACGGCGAAGCGCTGATCATCGACGAGAGCTACAACGCCAATCCCGCCTCCATGGCGGCGACGATCAAGATGCTGGGCGAGGAAAAGGCCGAACGCCGCATCGCCGTGCTCGGCGAGATGCGCGAACTGGGCGCGGGATCGCCCGACTATCATGCCGGGCTCGCCGGGCCGCTGCGCGAGGCGGGGGTGGATTATGCACTGCTCGTCGGATCGGAAATGGGGCACCTCGCAAACGCCCTTGAGGGGCGGATCGATTTCGCGCATGTGCCCGACGCCGGAGCGGCGCTCGAGTCGATCGAGACGCTCCTCGCGCCCGGCGACGCCATATTGATCAAGGGATCGAACGCGATCGGCCTGTCGCGCCTTGTCGAGCGTCTGCGCTCGCGGGCCGATGCCGTCGAAAGGACAGCATGCTCTACCTGATTGCCGATCAGCTCGGGTTTCCGGGGATCCTGAACCTCATCCGCTACATCACCTTCCGGGCGGGGGCGGCGGCGCTGACGGCGCTGTTCATCGGCCTGATCATCGGCCCCAGGTTCATCGGCTGGCTGCGCGTCCGCCAGGGCAAGGGCCAGCCGATCCGTGCCGACGGGCCGCAGACCCATCTTTCCAAGGTCGGCACCCCCACCATGGGCGGGCTGATGATCCTGATCGCGGTGATGGTGTCGCTGCTGCTGTGGATGGACCTGAGCAACCGCTATGTCTGGGCCTGCATCGGCGTGACGCTGGGCTTCGGCCTGATCGGCTTCATGGACGACTACGACAAGGTCAAGAAGCGCAGCCATCATGGCGTGTCGGGCAAGGTCCGACTGCTCGGCGAGTTCATCATCGCCGGGCTGGCGAGCTGGCTGATCGTCTCCGGCAACGGCACCCAGCTCTACGTGCCCTTCTACAACGGGCCGGTGATCGATCTCGGCCCCTTCTACATCGTCTTCGCGGCCTTCGTGATCGTCGCCTTCGGCAATGCGGTGAACCTGACCGACGGGCTGGACGGGCTCGCAACCATGCCGGTGGTCATCGCCAGCCTCGCCTTCTTCGTGATCGTCTATCTGGTGGGCAATGCGAAGTTCGCCACCTATCTGGGCATTCCCCATGTCCCCGGCGCGGGCGACCTGACGATATTGACCGCCGCGATCATCGGCGGCGGCCTGGCCTTCCTGTGGTTCAACGCGCCGCCGGCCGCCGTCTTCATGGGCGACACCGGCAGCCTGGCGCTCGGCGGCGCGCTCGGCGTCATCTCGGTCGTCGCGCATCATGAGATCGTGCTGGCGATCGTCGGTGGGCTGTTCGTGATGGAGACCGTGTCGGTCGTCCTCCAGGTGTTCTTCTACAAACGGACCGGCAAGCGCATCTTCCGCATGGCCCCGATCCACCATCATTTCGAACAGCTCGGCTGGAGCGAGCCGACCGTGGTGATCCGCTTCTGGATCATCAGCTTCGTCCTCGCCCTCGCCGGCCTCGCTACTCTCAAGCTGCGGTGATCACCAGTCCCGCCTTCTCCGGCAAGCATTATGCCGTCCTCGGCCTCGCCCGCTCGGGGCTGGCGACGGTCGAGGCGCTGCTCGCTTCGGGCGCGAAGGTGACGGCGTGGGACAGCAAGGAGGAGGCGCGGGCCAAGCTGAAGATCCTCCCCATCGCAGATGGGGAGGGGGACCGCGCGCAGCGCGGTGGAGGGGTCGGGCAGGACCTCAACACCGGAAAACCCCTCCACCGTCAGCCTGCGGCTGACGGTCCCCCTCCCCACCCTTCGGGCAGGGAGAATCTGGTTTTTGCCGATCCCCTCACCATCGATCTCACCGGCTATGAGAGCGTGATCGTCTCGCCGGGCGTGCCGCTCAACACGCATCCGATCGTCGGCCATGCCGCGCAATATGGCGTGCCAGTGATCGGCGATATCGAACTGTTCGCCCAGGCCCGCGAGGCCCTGCCGCCGCATGAGGTGGTGGGCATCACCGGCACCAACGGCAAGTCGACGACGACCGCGCTGATCACGCACATCATCGAGACGGCCGGCGTGCCCACCCTGATGGGCGGCAATATCGGCCTGCCGATCATGGGCCGCGACCCGCTCGAAAAGGGCGGCATCTATGTGCTCGAACTGTCGAGCTACCAGATCGACCTGACCTTCAGCCTCGATTGCGACGTGGCGGTGCTGACCAACATCACCCCCGACCATCTCGATCGCTATGACGGGTTCGAGGGTTACGTAGCGTCGAAGTTGCGCCTGTTCTCGATGCAAGACGCAGAACATTTTGCTGTGCTGGGCGAACCCCATATCGGCGAACGTTGGCTATCGCCCCGGATTCCGAACGCGAACCTGTTGTTGGCACTTGATTACAGCGATCGACAGGCGAACTGGCCAGCCTTGCAAGGGCCGCATAACCATCAGAACGCCGCTTGCGCTATCGCGACATGCGAAGCCCTCGGCATTTCTGAGGCTGCCATCGAGGAAGGCCTGCGCACCTATCCCGGCCTGCCGCACCGCATGCAGCGCGTTGCCGAGAAGAAGGGCGTGCTGTTCGTCAACGACAGCAAGGCGACCAACGCCACCGCCACCGCCCCGGCGCTGGGCGCCTATCCGAAGATCCACTGGATCCTCGGCGGCCTGCCCAAGACCGACGATCTCGACGATTGCGCGCCCTATTTCGATCATGTCGCCGCCGCCTACACGATCGGCCAGGCCGGGCCGATGTACGCCCGCATCCTGGCCGAGGCGGGCAA
The sequence above is drawn from the Rhizorhabdus dicambivorans genome and encodes:
- a CDS encoding UDP-N-acetylmuramoyl-L-alanyl-D-glutamate--2,6-diaminopimelate ligase, with product MRLTDLLPDLASAAGDARITGFAIDHRKVAPGTVFGAFKGARFNGEDFIAQAVADGAIAVVSAPGVSVEGAAHVADAEPRRLFARLAARYFAPFPETTVAVTGTNGKTSTVELTRQLWRMAGFHAASIGTLGVTTADEQVSTGLTTPDIVTFLSNMAGLRKEGVSHAAFEASSHGLSQYRTEGLPVRAAAFTNLSRDHLDYHGTMDAYFAAKLRLFTEVVDQDGAAVIWADDPRSEEVIAAVRARGVGLLSVGTKGETIRLVERTPTALGQTLKLEVDGKTREVKLPLIGAYQAANALVSAGLVIATGGEIDLTLANLQRVAPVRGRLERAAITKTGAPVYVDYAHTPDGLEAAITALRPHTEGRLITLFGAGGDRDTGKRPLMGEVATRLSDRTIVTDDNPRSEDPALIRRDVMAGAPGATEIGGRREAIAAAIAEARAGDVVLIAGKGHEQGQIIGDRVLPFDDVTVARECAA
- a CDS encoding UDP-N-acetylmuramoyl-tripeptide--D-alanyl-D-alanine ligase, which translates into the protein MTPPLWTAFDIAAAVDGEVHGDFEATGVAFDSREIGPGDLFIALSGETTDGHRFLDKAYAAGAAGAIVSQTANGPHVRVADTMAALNALGVASRARVQGKVIGVTGSVGKTGTKEALFACLDRARPGKIHRSVKSYNNHTGVPLSLARMPADTRIGVFEMGMNHSGELAALTRLVRPHVAIVTAIAPAHSAYFASEADIADAKGEIFQGLETGGTAIIPHDSPHRDRLIAAAQPYASRILTFGLTRDADIHAQEVIPLERGTLISLVLPDAELTFTIAPPGDHWVSNAMAVIGAVWAVGGDLAAAGLAFAEMEGLPGRGQRSRVPVGDGEALIIDESYNANPASMAATIKMLGEEKAERRIAVLGEMRELGAGSPDYHAGLAGPLREAGVDYALLVGSEMGHLANALEGRIDFAHVPDAGAALESIETLLAPGDAILIKGSNAIGLSRLVERLRSRADAVERTACST
- the mraY gene encoding phospho-N-acetylmuramoyl-pentapeptide-transferase, which translates into the protein MLYLIADQLGFPGILNLIRYITFRAGAAALTALFIGLIIGPRFIGWLRVRQGKGQPIRADGPQTHLSKVGTPTMGGLMILIAVMVSLLLWMDLSNRYVWACIGVTLGFGLIGFMDDYDKVKKRSHHGVSGKVRLLGEFIIAGLASWLIVSGNGTQLYVPFYNGPVIDLGPFYIVFAAFVIVAFGNAVNLTDGLDGLATMPVVIASLAFFVIVYLVGNAKFATYLGIPHVPGAGDLTILTAAIIGGGLAFLWFNAPPAAVFMGDTGSLALGGALGVISVVAHHEIVLAIVGGLFVMETVSVVLQVFFYKRTGKRIFRMAPIHHHFEQLGWSEPTVVIRFWIISFVLALAGLATLKLR
- the murD gene encoding UDP-N-acetylmuramoyl-L-alanine--D-glutamate ligase, translating into MITSPAFSGKHYAVLGLARSGLATVEALLASGAKVTAWDSKEEARAKLKILPIADGEGDRAQRGGGVGQDLNTGKPLHRQPAADGPPPHPSGRENLVFADPLTIDLTGYESVIVSPGVPLNTHPIVGHAAQYGVPVIGDIELFAQAREALPPHEVVGITGTNGKSTTTALITHIIETAGVPTLMGGNIGLPIMGRDPLEKGGIYVLELSSYQIDLTFSLDCDVAVLTNITPDHLDRYDGFEGYVASKLRLFSMQDAEHFAVLGEPHIGERWLSPRIPNANLLLALDYSDRQANWPALQGPHNHQNAACAIATCEALGISEAAIEEGLRTYPGLPHRMQRVAEKKGVLFVNDSKATNATATAPALGAYPKIHWILGGLPKTDDLDDCAPYFDHVAAAYTIGQAGPMYARILAEAGKKVTESGTLDQAVKDAAAAARPGEVVMLSPACASFDQFSDYEARGDAFRRAVEGLSL